A stretch of DNA from Halobacteriovorax sp. DA5:
ACGGAATCCCAACAGTAATCTTTGACCAACCAGGTCATTTTACTGGCTCATTTCATGACGTGGCATCTTTTGAGGACTTCAAAAATGACGCGCCGATGTTATTTATCCATGCACTAAATAAATTAAAAGAAGCTTACCCTTCTCAACAAAATAAACTTCTCATTGGAGGTCACTCTCTAGGTGCCCTGACTTCAATTCTTGCAGTTCAAAATAACTACTTTGAAGGCTTTGACGTACACCACTGTGGCGTTGGCTTTGGTGTCCCACCAGAAGGTGTCACACACGTTTTTGATACGCCATTTTACCAAGCGACAGTTAAAGCACGAGCGGAACTTGTCTCAAAACACTTAGCACCAGAAATCATGTTTCCTTGGATCAAAGATCAAAAGTTTCACCTAACTCTAACAGGACACAAAGTGCATCTGATCTCAGGGGAAGATGATGTGGTTGTTGGAAAAGAAGGAATGGAAAACTTTGCAAAGATTTTAGAGAACCTTGGCAATACTGTGACAATGGAGAAGCCAGGTAAGCTTGGCCACCACCTTCCAGATATGGCCGGAAGTTTTATCAAGAAGCATGCAAAGAGGATTGGGCTACTTTAGCTTCAAATAAAGCCTTAGGTTCTTAAGCATTCCCACTCTTCCAGTACGTTCAAGTGGAGTACCTTTGAAGATACGACGGTATTCACGATTACTCATTTCTTCCAGATCGCAGAAGATATCTTCTAGGGGTCTCATTAAAAAGAAGTCGATGAATTGTTTCCCATTTTCTTTGAAGGCAGTTGAGTCGGCCTCAAGCTTTCTTTCCAGTCGCCTATTCCATGGACATACATCCTGACAAATATCACAACCGAAGATTTCACCATTTGCATTTTCGATCCCACTTGGAGGAAAGACTTCTTTAAAATGTTCAATAGTGAAAGTTGAAATACACTTATCAGCAATAATCGTTCTTTTATCGATATCAATTGCACCCGTTGGGCATGCATCACCACAACGCGTGCACTGGCCACAGTGATCTGTTTCAAACTTCTCACTAGGTGCTTCTACTTCCTTATTTAAAAGAAGTGAGCCAATGATAAAGTAGCTTCCAATGTGGCGATTGATTAGCATAGAATTCTTTCCGTACCAACCTAGCCCTGACTGATAGGCAAAGTCGCGCTCTAGAATTGGTTGGGTATCAAGAGAGAACTTAAAATCTAGCTCAGGATCTAGCTTCTGCAGCTCTTCTCCAATTGCTTGAAGCTTATCTCTCACTTCATAGTGATAATCGCGCCCCTTGAAGCCCACTACATAATTAGCTATTTTAAGCCCATTGCTCTCACCACTCTCATAAAATTTCTTTGCACTACGAGCTATATGAGAATAATCAAAAGCGATAACTAGTGTTGACTTAATATCAGGGTAATAATTTTTAAGATCTTCTCTTTTGATAGCGCGTTCATCGGCGAGGTAGCCAAGAGCGCCATGAAGTCCATCTTTAATCCAAGCTTTGAAACGTTCTAATGATTTAGGTTTAGATTCAGTGACGACACCCCAAACTTCAAGATCTAGAGTTCTTAAAATATTTTGAATGTCGTCTTTTTTGATCATGACTTGTCGATAATCTCAATTGCACCGGTTGGACAGACTCGAATACATTCGTAATCAAGCGTACAGTGTCCAATTTGATCCTTATTAAGCTTTGTCAGTTTTGTCTTCTTATCTGCAACCCAAATCTCATGAGGGCAAATTGAAACACAGTTCTGACAAGTAGAGCAGATATTATGATCTAGCAGGATTCTTTTTTTTTTATCTTCTGCAACTTCAAAAGTATCTTTATTAGCATCTTCGTGAGGAGCTTCTTTGATAATCTCAACCTTAACAGAGTTAGAATATCCTTTCGAGAATATCTTCCCATCACCTAGCGTCACAACAACTTTGTCACCATTATAAAGACCCATTCTCTCTTTTGCCTGGTTAACAACATACTTAACGTATGAGCCAGTATCTTGTACCTCTTCATCAACAAGATATGGGTAAACTCCCCAGTATAAGCAAATGCGTCTTGCTGTACGAAGGTTATGAGTTACACCAGCAACAGGAGTTTGCGGCCTAAACATCGAAACCTTACGACAAGAATTTCCACCTTCTGTTACGGCCAGAATTCTCTTTGCTTCAACTTTTTCTGCAATCATTGAAGCGGCAACCATTACAGATGAGTTCACTGAAGACAAGTCAATATTTCTTAACAGCGGACGCTCTTTAGGAGTCTTCTCCGCTTCAAAAATAATATCATTCATCATCTGCACGGCTTCAACAGGATACATCCCCGATGCAGATTCTCCAGATAGCATTACAGCATCAGTTCCATCCCAGATAGCGTTTGCAACATCACTTGCCTCTGCTCTTGTCGGAGTTGGAGCATCAGTCATACTCTCAAGCATCTGTGTTGCAGTAATAACTGGAATCATGCGGTCATTACATTTTTGAATGAGCTCTTTTTGGATTGAAGGAACTAAATGGTTTCCAACTTCAACACCCATATCTCCACGAGCTACCATAATAACATCAGTAACATCTAGGATTTCTTCAATATTATCTAATGCTTGAGGTTTTTCGATCTTAGAAATAATTGGCACTCTAACTTTTAATTTATGAAGTAAGGCCTTTACCGTCATAATATCTTCTTTCTTACGTACAAAAGATAGAGCGATATAATCAATATTATGTTTTAGAGCAAACATTAAGTCTGCTTCATCTTTGTCAGTAAATGCAGGAGCAGATACTTCACAATCAGGAAGATTAATCCCTTTATTAGACTTTAGCTCTCCCCCAACGATAACTTCAATTTTATAAACATCACGATCTCGTGTTATCGCTTTCGCAATTAGCTTTCCATCATCAAATAGAATTCTTGCACCATCGTGACAATCATCAACAAGTTTTTCATAGATAGTAGGGATATAGCAGTCTTTATATTCAGGATAGTCCGCTTGTTTAGAAGATGGTCCAATAACCCAAGTTTCACCGTTTTTAAGTTGTAATCCATTAGGTAGTTTA
This window harbors:
- the queG gene encoding tRNA epoxyqueuosine(34) reductase QueG; this encodes MIKKDDIQNILRTLDLEVWGVVTESKPKSLERFKAWIKDGLHGALGYLADERAIKREDLKNYYPDIKSTLVIAFDYSHIARSAKKFYESGESNGLKIANYVVGFKGRDYHYEVRDKLQAIGEELQKLDPELDFKFSLDTQPILERDFAYQSGLGWYGKNSMLINRHIGSYFIIGSLLLNKEVEAPSEKFETDHCGQCTRCGDACPTGAIDIDKRTIIADKCISTFTIEHFKEVFPPSGIENANGEIFGCDICQDVCPWNRRLERKLEADSTAFKENGKQFIDFFLMRPLEDIFCDLEEMSNREYRRIFKGTPLERTGRVGMLKNLRLYLKLK
- the pyk gene encoding pyruvate kinase; this translates as MGMGKVRRAKIVATLGPSSNTVEMIEKLIIAGVNVTRVNMSHGTHEAHAQLISNIRQASKNIGREVAVLIDLQGPKIRTDKLPNGLQLKNGETWVIGPSSKQADYPEYKDCYIPTIYEKLVDDCHDGARILFDDGKLIAKAITRDRDVYKIEVIVGGELKSNKGINLPDCEVSAPAFTDKDEADLMFALKHNIDYIALSFVRKKEDIMTVKALLHKLKVRVPIISKIEKPQALDNIEEILDVTDVIMVARGDMGVEVGNHLVPSIQKELIQKCNDRMIPVITATQMLESMTDAPTPTRAEASDVANAIWDGTDAVMLSGESASGMYPVEAVQMMNDIIFEAEKTPKERPLLRNIDLSSVNSSVMVAASMIAEKVEAKRILAVTEGGNSCRKVSMFRPQTPVAGVTHNLRTARRICLYWGVYPYLVDEEVQDTGSYVKYVVNQAKERMGLYNGDKVVVTLGDGKIFSKGYSNSVKVEIIKEAPHEDANKDTFEVAEDKKKRILLDHNICSTCQNCVSICPHEIWVADKKTKLTKLNKDQIGHCTLDYECIRVCPTGAIEIIDKS
- a CDS encoding alpha/beta hydrolase, which codes for MNEKFLSIDKIILTQGSTTVNALLFRPPSQKLKDTGYAIFTHGYTSHKISIFSWAQKLCDDGIPTVIFDQPGHFTGSFHDVASFEDFKNDAPMLFIHALNKLKEAYPSQQNKLLIGGHSLGALTSILAVQNNYFEGFDVHHCGVGFGVPPEGVTHVFDTPFYQATVKARAELVSKHLAPEIMFPWIKDQKFHLTLTGHKVHLISGEDDVVVGKEGMENFAKILENLGNTVTMEKPGKLGHHLPDMAGSFIKKHAKRIGLL